From the genome of Yersinia enterocolitica, one region includes:
- a CDS encoding transcriptional repressor MprA (DNA-binding transcriptional repressor of microcin B17 synthesis and multidrug efflux; negative regulator of the multidrug operon emrAB) yields the protein MESSFSPIEQMLNFRAKRQKDFPYQEILLTRLCMHMHSKLLENRNKMLKAQGINETLFMALITLDAQESRSIQPSELSAALGSSRTNATRIADELEKKGWIERRESHNDRRCLHLHLTEAGVEFLNQLLPPQHKCLHFLWSTLDADEQQQLETLTRKLLSRLDQMEVPEQ from the coding sequence ATGGAAAGTTCGTTTAGTCCTATAGAACAGATGCTTAATTTTCGTGCCAAACGCCAGAAAGATTTCCCTTATCAGGAAATTCTACTGACACGCTTGTGTATGCATATGCACAGTAAGTTGCTAGAAAATCGCAACAAGATGCTGAAAGCACAAGGAATTAACGAAACCTTATTTATGGCATTAATTACGCTGGATGCGCAGGAAAGTCGCAGTATCCAACCGTCTGAACTGAGTGCGGCACTGGGTTCTTCGCGCACCAATGCGACCCGCATTGCTGACGAACTGGAAAAGAAAGGTTGGATTGAGCGCCGCGAAAGCCACAATGACCGCCGTTGTTTGCATTTGCATCTGACCGAGGCGGGCGTTGAGTTTTTGAATCAGCTGCTGCCCCCACAACATAAATGTCTGCATTTTCTTTGGTCAACCCTAGACGCTGACGAACAGCAACAGCTTGAAACGCTGACGCGCAAGTTACTGTCTCGTTTAGATCAAATGGAAGTACCGGAGCAGTAA
- a CDS encoding multidrug export protein EmrA → MSTSAEAQIPQQPQNKKKQRKRILLLLTVIFIILGVAYFIYWFLVLRHHQETDNAYISGNQIQIMSQVPGSVVSVNFENTDFVKSGDVLLALDPTDAEQAFEQAKTALANSVRQTHQLMINSKQYQANIALKKTELSKSQNDLQRRVVLGSANVIGREELQHARDAVDAAQASLDVAIAQYNANQALVLNTPLEKQPAVEQAAAKLRDAWLSLQRTKVVSPVDGFVSRRSVQVGAEIANGAPLMAVIPANQMWVDANFKETQLANMRIGQSATVITDFYGDDVVYQGKVVGLDMGTGSAFSLLPAQNATGNWIKVVQRLPVRIELDNKQLAEHPLRIGLSTTVRVDTANTDGQVLAQNVRKEPAFVTNALSLDLAPVNQMISDIVHANAG, encoded by the coding sequence ATGAGTACAAGCGCGGAAGCTCAAATCCCGCAACAACCGCAGAACAAGAAGAAGCAACGTAAACGCATACTTCTTCTCCTGACGGTTATTTTTATCATCCTTGGCGTGGCCTATTTTATTTATTGGTTCTTGGTGTTACGTCATCATCAAGAGACTGATAATGCTTATATTTCAGGCAACCAGATACAGATCATGTCGCAGGTTCCCGGCAGCGTAGTCAGTGTCAATTTCGAAAATACAGATTTTGTTAAAAGTGGCGATGTACTGCTGGCTCTTGACCCAACTGATGCCGAACAGGCGTTTGAGCAGGCAAAAACCGCACTGGCTAACAGTGTGCGTCAAACCCACCAGCTCATGATTAACAGTAAGCAGTATCAGGCGAATATTGCCCTGAAAAAAACTGAACTGAGTAAATCACAAAATGACCTACAACGCCGTGTGGTGCTCGGTTCGGCTAATGTCATTGGCCGTGAAGAGCTGCAACACGCCCGTGATGCCGTCGATGCCGCACAGGCTTCGCTGGATGTTGCGATTGCACAATACAATGCCAATCAGGCATTGGTTTTAAATACCCCATTAGAAAAACAACCGGCTGTCGAGCAGGCTGCGGCCAAGTTACGTGATGCCTGGCTCTCCTTGCAACGGACCAAAGTTGTCAGCCCGGTAGACGGTTTTGTTTCACGCCGCAGTGTGCAAGTGGGTGCTGAAATTGCCAATGGCGCGCCATTAATGGCAGTTATCCCGGCAAACCAGATGTGGGTTGACGCTAACTTTAAAGAGACACAGTTAGCGAATATGCGCATTGGCCAAAGCGCCACAGTCATAACTGATTTCTATGGTGATGACGTGGTTTATCAGGGGAAAGTGGTTGGTCTGGACATGGGGACCGGCAGCGCCTTCTCACTGTTACCGGCGCAAAATGCCACCGGTAACTGGATTAAAGTGGTTCAGCGCCTGCCAGTCCGTATCGAACTGGATAACAAACAACTGGCTGAACATCCGCTGCGTATTGGCCTGTCTACCACGGTTAGAGTGGATACCGCCAATACCGACGGCCAAGTGCTGGCACAAAATGTGCGTAAAGAACCTGCATTTGTAACTAACGCGCTGTCACTGGATTTAGCACCGGTTAATCAAATGATTAGCGACATTGTTCATGCGAATGCGGGTTAA
- a CDS encoding branched-chain amino acid ABC transporter permease — protein sequence MPSQITDSPPATRSTATFTEGITDSLPIVIGYLPVAFAFGLSSVKLGFTPLEGIFFSCIIYAGASQFVITALLSAGMSLWVSALTVMAMDIRHILYGPALKHRILTKLSGKKTALWAFGLTDEVFAAATTKLMKEERRWSENWMLGIAFTSWLSWVAGTAIGAMFGNGPLENYPAIEASLSFMLPALFLSFLLASFKRQYSLTVIASLSGALLGAVLFSIPVAILAGIGAGCLAALLQPTPEVVTEHSENNEQEPTP from the coding sequence ATGCCAAGCCAAATCACCGACTCTCCGCCAGCTACCCGGTCAACCGCCACCTTTACGGAGGGCATTACCGATAGCCTGCCTATCGTTATCGGCTATTTACCCGTCGCCTTCGCCTTTGGTCTGAGTTCGGTAAAACTGGGTTTTACCCCGCTGGAAGGTATTTTCTTCTCTTGCATCATTTATGCCGGTGCCAGCCAATTCGTTATTACCGCACTGCTCAGCGCCGGGATGTCATTATGGGTTTCCGCCTTAACCGTGATGGCAATGGATATCCGTCATATCTTGTATGGACCGGCACTCAAACACCGTATTCTGACCAAATTATCCGGTAAAAAAACCGCGCTGTGGGCATTTGGTTTGACCGATGAAGTGTTTGCTGCTGCCACCACCAAGTTAATGAAAGAAGAGCGACGCTGGAGCGAAAACTGGATGCTCGGTATCGCGTTTACCTCTTGGCTATCTTGGGTGGCAGGTACCGCAATCGGTGCCATGTTTGGCAATGGCCCGTTGGAGAATTATCCCGCTATTGAGGCCTCCCTCTCCTTTATGTTACCGGCGTTGTTCTTGAGCTTTCTGCTGGCCTCATTTAAACGCCAATACAGCCTAACCGTTATCGCCTCGCTGAGTGGCGCATTGCTCGGCGCCGTGTTGTTCTCTATTCCGGTGGCGATTTTGGCCGGAATTGGCGCAGGGTGCCTGGCCGCCCTGCTGCAACCCACACCAGAAGTGGTGACCGAACACAGTGAAAATAACGAGCAGGAGCCGACACCATGA
- a CDS encoding L-valine transporter subunit YgaH, which yields MNSDVLIIGLVVGTVNYLFRYLPLRLGPARKQAGLQRGRVSLLLDSIGIASICALLVVSSTPEIMHNPQKLMPTLIGFLVICGCFYKTNSIIFATLFGAISYGLTFKLLMILG from the coding sequence ATGAATTCAGATGTCCTGATTATTGGGTTAGTGGTGGGGACAGTAAATTACCTGTTTCGTTATTTGCCACTGCGCCTGGGACCAGCACGTAAACAAGCGGGTCTGCAACGAGGCAGAGTTTCACTGCTGTTGGACAGCATTGGGATTGCTTCTATCTGTGCGTTATTGGTGGTTTCCAGTACACCAGAAATTATGCATAACCCGCAGAAACTCATGCCGACACTGATTGGCTTTCTGGTTATCTGTGGCTGCTTTTATAAAACCAACAGTATTATCTTCGCCACGTTATTTGGCGCGATCAGCTATGGACTGACATTCAAATTGCTCATGATTTTGGGATAA